In Bos indicus x Bos taurus breed Angus x Brahman F1 hybrid unplaced genomic scaffold, Bos_hybrid_MaternalHap_v2.0 tig00000149_arrow_arrow_obj, whole genome shotgun sequence, one DNA window encodes the following:
- the LOC113888596 gene encoding Ig heavy chain Mem5-like, whose translation MNPLWTLLFVLSAPRGVLSQVQLRESGPSLVKPSQTLSLTCTVSGFSLSSYAVGWVRQAPGKALEWVGGISSGGSTYYNPALKSRLSITKDNSKSQVSLSVSSVTPEDTATYYCARDTVRGNQCEPRQKPPYMGARDHQGARSTHSELSPGAGAEEALGVQLQEQGPELRKLSPVPSLVAPSPVVTGNQYSLQLSSVMTKDTAVKDNLTWNLLVPATRGVGTRSPSDVCPVSFQGRLHWFPTRGLIWTFLWGPCRVQVLQEQVVQWDHEIRETAEEWKAC comes from the exons ATGAACCCACTGTGGACCCTCCTCTTTGTGCTGTCAGCCCCCAGAG gggTCCTGTCCCAGGTGCAGCTGCGGGAGTCGGGCCCCAGCCTGGTGAAGCCCTCAcagaccctctccctcacctgcaCGGTCTCTGGATTCTCATTGAGCAGCTATGCTGTAGGCTGGGTCCGCCAGGCTCCGGGGaaggcactggagtgggttggtggtATAAGCAGTGGTGGAAGCACATACTATAACCCAGCCCTGAAATCCCGGCTCAGCATCACCAAGGACAACTCCAAGAGCCAAGTCTCTCTGTCAGTGAGCAGCGTGACACCTGAGGACACGGCCACATACTactgtgcaagagacacagtgaggggaaATCAGTGTGAGCCCAGACAAAAACCTCCCTACATGGGGGCCCGTGACCACCAGGGGGCGCGCAGTACTCACTCAGAGCTGAGCCCTGGAGCAGGTGCAGAAGAGGCGTTGGGCG TGCAGCTGCAGGAGCAGGGTCCAGAACTGCGGAAGCTCTCACCTGTGCCATCTCTGGTTGCTCCATCACCAGTGGTTACTGGTAACCAGTACTCCCTGCAGCtaagctctgtgatgaccaaggACACGGCA GTCAAGGACAACCTCACCTGGAACCTCCTGGTTCCTGCAACAAGAG GTGTGGGCACTAGGAGCCCCTCAGATGTTTGTCCTGTGAGTTTTCAGGGGCGACTGCACTGGTTTCCGACAAGGGGGCTCATCTGGACCTTCTTATGGGGCCCCTGCAGGGTCCAGGTGCTGCAAGAACAG